One stretch of Gouania willdenowi chromosome 16, fGouWil2.1, whole genome shotgun sequence DNA includes these proteins:
- the ghdc gene encoding GH3 domain-containing protein — protein sequence MDSYWRCAVVTLCLAVLFAVLALGGHGSVMLPSLPAALGLCSVAGGAALLWRTVSSRKIKGENRPFGSLLGQFVAVKAVGWLGRRQRSKLESDTMKVKQIQEETLIKRLKKNSNTWYGKEYDFSSITDSDVFRARHPLTTYEHYRELIGRIAAGEEKLIIAEKPLILAMTSGTSGSSSMLLSTRDTNSEFFLQGVSVCLDAMRKAFPDTENLQRTTKFFYTPTFRQSEAGIPIGPNSSTPASSRHMLNLYTTPAPAFEVLNERDALYLHLLFALKDPYVGILESNFASTVFYAFSALQERWQELVEDIEHGKLSSALSLEPKVKAQLEALMKPDPIRAAELRLLFQDGFRNIAQRVWPHLHLVLTVDSGSNQIYGEMLRESYCQGVDFYSPFYAATEGLIGVNLWPQDQDRRYLLCPRSMFCEFLPEKSLEEETPPTLLMEEVKEGENYELIITNASGLFRYRIGDVVKVVGFHNQCPIVEFQYRRGQMLNVRGEKVSEAMFLDALKKAVSQWPGAQLIDYCCAESGIMGDSIGGSDPHYQVFVEIKGVRRLSEDQRYKLDVCLQQDSAVYRSFRIKGSIGPMRVQLVADGSFQELRKKMMDFSNTSPNTFKMHRVLRRKEYADFLLGKTIS from the exons ATGGATTCATACTGGCGCTGTGCAGTTGTGACACTTTGCTTGGCGGTGTTATTTGCTGTTCTGGCCCTCGGTGGTCACGGTTCTG TCATGCTGCCCTCTCTACCCGCTGCCCTCGGCCTCTGCTCCGTGGCCGGGGGTGCGGCTCTTCTCTGGAGGACCGTGAGCTCCAGGAAGATTAAAGGTGAGAACCGGCCGTTCGGCAGCCTGCTCGGTCAGTTTGTGGCCGTGAAGGCGGTGGGCTGGCTGGGTAGAAGACAGAGGAGTAAACTGGAGTCTGACACGATGAAGGTGAAACAGATCCAGGAGGAAACTTTGATTAAACGCCTGAAAAAGAACAGCAACACGTGGTACGGAAAAGAGTACGACTTCAGCTCCATCACAG ACAGTGATGTGTTCCGAGCGCGTCACCCACTCACCACATACGAGCACTACCGTGAGCTCATTGGACGCATAGCGGCTGGAGAGGAGAAGCTGATCATTGCAGAGAAGCCTCTGATCCTAGCCATGACGTCTGGGACGTCTGGTTCCAGCTCCATGTTGCTCAGCACCAGGGACACCAACTCTGAATTCTTCCTGCAG GGCGTATCTGTGTGTTTAGACGCCATGAGGAAGGCGTTCCCAGACACTGAGAACCTGCAACGTACCACTAAGTTCTTCTACACGCCCACTTTTCGTCAGTCTGAGGCTGGGATCCCCATCGGACCCAATTCTTCCACTCCAGCGTCTTCTCGCCACATGTTGAACCTCTACACGACTCCAGCTCCTGCTTTTGAG GTTCTGAATGAGAGAGACGCTCTCTACCTCCACCTTTTGTTTGCTCTCAAAGATCCTTATGTAGGAATACTGGAGTCCAACTTCGCTTCCACGGTTTTTTACGCTTTCAGTGCTTTACAG GAGCGCTGGCAGGAACTAGTGGAGGACATAGAACATGGAAAACTCAGCAGTGCTTTATCACTGGAGCCTAAAGTCAAAGCCCAGCTGGAAGCTCTGATGAAACCAGATCCAATCAGGGCCGCAGAGCTCCGCCTCCTTTTCCAGGACGGCTTCAGAAATATCGCTCAACGTGTGTGGCCCCACCTCCACCTGGTGCTGACGGTGGATTCTGGTTCTAATCAGATCTACGGTGAAATGCTGAGGGAGAGCTACTGCCAGGGAGTGGATTTTTATTCTCCGTTCTATGCAGCGACTGAAG GGCTGATAGGGGTGAACTTGTGGCCCCAGGACCAGGACAGACGCTACCTGCTGTGCCCTCGCTCCATGTTCTGTGAGTTCCTACCAGAGAAGAGTCTGGAGGAGGAGACTCCTCCCACTCTGCTGATGGAAGAGGTGAAGGAGGGAGAAAACTACGAGCTCATCATCACCAACGCCTCAGGCCTTTTTAG ATATAGAATTGGAGATGTCGTCAAAGTTGTTGGATTCCACAACCAGTGTCCCATTGTGGAGTTTCAGTACAG ACGAGGTCAGATGCTGAATGTGCGTGGGGAGAAAGTATCTGAGGCGATGTTCCTTGATGCTCTAAAAAAAGCAGTGTCTCAGTGGcctggagctcagctcatcgacTACTGCTGCGCTGAGAGCGGCATCATGG GTGATTCTATTGGCGGCTCCGACCCTCATTATCAGGTGTTTGTAGAGATCAAAGGTGTGAGGAGGCTGAGTGAGGATCAACGCTATAAG TTGGACGTTTGCCTCCAGCAGGACTCGGCCGTCTACAGATCGTTCCGTATCAAAGGCAGCATCGGACCAATGAGGGTGCAGCTGGTGGCAGACGGTTCTTTCCAGGAGCTTCGGAAGAAGATGATGGACTTTTCCAACACTTCACCAAACACTTTTAAAATGCACCGAGTGCTGAGAAGGAAAGAATATGCAGACTTCCTCCTTGGAAAAACCATTTCCTGA